From the Hevea brasiliensis isolate MT/VB/25A 57/8 chromosome 15, ASM3005281v1, whole genome shotgun sequence genome, one window contains:
- the LOC110669425 gene encoding probable protein phosphatase 2C 42: MLQALMNLLSLCFRPFGHDSSTSGNFESAGVGKEGKDGLLWYRDIGRYGSGDFSMAVVQANQVLEDKCQIESGSFGTFIGVYDGHGGPDASSYVCDHLFRHFQAISADAQGVVAAETIQRAFHATEEGFTTLVSELWTTCPQIATTGSCCLVGVIFQQTLFVANLGDSRVVLGKKVGSTGDIAAIQLSTEHNANNEAIRHELKELHPNDPQIVVLKHGVWRVKGIIQVSRSIGDVYMKHVQYNREPINGKFRLPEPMNMPILNANPTIISHPLHPNDSFLIFASDGLWEHLSNEKAVDIVHSHPHAGSAKRLVKAALQEAARKREMRYSDLRRIDKKVRRHFHDDITVIVLFLNHDLISRGTVQDPPLSIRSALEH, from the exons ATGCTTCAGGCATTGATGAATCTGCTTTCTTTATGTTTTAGGCCGTTTGGGCACGATAGCAGCACTAGTGGCAACTTTGAGTCAGCTGGTGTTGGAAAAGAAGGGAAAGACGGGTTGCTTTGGTATAGAGATATTGGGAGATATGGGTCTGGAGATTTTTCAATGGCTGTTGTGCAAGCTAATCAAGTACTCGAGGACAAGTGCCAGATCGAGTCTGGATCGTTTGGGACTTTTATTGGTGTCTATGATGGTCACGGTGGCCCTGATGCGTCTAGCTATGTCTGTGATCACTTGTTCAGGCACTTTCAAG CAATATCAGCTGATGCACAGGGAGTTGTGGCAGCTGAGACTATTCAAAGAGCTTTTCATGCAACCGAAGAAGGGTTTACTACTCTTGTGTCTGAGTTATGGACTACTTGTCCCCAAATTGCAACTACTGGATCTTGCTGTCTAGTTGGAGTCATATTTCAGCAGACCCTCTTTGTGGCAAACTTGGGAGATTCTAGAGTCGTGTTGGGGAAGAAAGTTGGTAGCACTGGAGACATTGCTGCTATTCAGCTATCAACAGAACATAATGCAAACAATGAGGCCATTCGGCATGAACTCAAGGAACTGCATCCAAATGATCCCCAGATTGTTGTCCTTAAGCATGGAGTTTGGAGAGTAAAGGGGATTATTCAG GTTTCTAGATCTATAGGCGATGTGTATATGAAACACGTGCAGTACAACAGAGAACCAATTAATGGAAAATTCAGACTTCCTGAACCAATGAACATGCCTATCTTGAATGCTAATCCAACTATCATTTCCCATCCTCTCCATCCGAATGATTCCTTCCTTATATTTGCATCTGACGGGctttgggaacacttgagtaatgaAAAAGCTGTGGATATTGTCCACAGTCATCCACATGCA GGAAGTGCCAAAAGGCTTGTGAAGGCTGCCCTACAAGAAGCAGCAAGAAAAAGAGAGATGCGATATTCAGATCTACGTAGGATTGACAAGAAGGTTCGACGCCACTTTCACGATGATATAACAGTCATTGTTTTATTCTTAAATCACGATCTTATATCCAGAGGCACAGTGCAAGACCCTCCACTTTCCATCCGAAGTGCTCTGGAACACTGA